In Argiope bruennichi chromosome X1, qqArgBrue1.1, whole genome shotgun sequence, a single window of DNA contains:
- the LOC129958948 gene encoding protein glass-like yields the protein MDGAPPSYLPNNPSFLQDPWKSPQSFSPISNTAFDEAAEDKSCGEPQDFDCPRSPGVDLNINSFSFSPVDMEPLTSLFSFSTCSSPYKEYSGKDYKSHDTNDVYVSMKHALVHNNGSPVNGSAPSQTFAGQLSPLGAMSHNIYNQGLNRNISLEPNICSTVSPGHPLSSQSVPVSSSVTCNGYPQIQVSGSGSVGGGSGVFYTGDFTAAPASVQSHGAVFPAAMSVNLSMNMTMGVPSFGEHFVGTATSSVPTNHVQWTASHVPSSHYSSNGTPMVSSYGQPVQVQYNPSSPTHPTQGASGTYTFTAEFRPADSMSLPSVEREFSNCSSGLKTMSGSFYPCKHPSVTVESSQTNGSVMFKPKPRTIPTGRAACFPAGLATESPPIPSPSPLDPEPATMNEDSNSSGKLNLCRICGKTYARPSTLKTHMRTHSGERPYRCATCHKSFSQAANLTAHIRTHSGEKPFRCHVCDRRFSQSSSVTTHMRTHSGERPYRCYMCKKSFSDSSTLTKHLRIHSGEKPYQCKLCLLRFSQSGNLNRHMRVHAGSV from the exons ATGGATGGAGCCCCTCCAAGTTACCTGCCTAACAACCCATCCTTCTTGCAAGATCCTTGGAAATCTCCACAGTCTTTCAGTCCCATTTCTAATACCGCCTTTGATGAAGCAGCGGAGGACAAGTCTTGCGGAGAACCGCAAGATTTTGACTGTCCCAGGTCACCTGGAGTGGACTTGAATATCAATAGTTTTAGCTTCTCGCCGGTAGACATGGAGCCACTGACCAGTCTGTTCTCTTTCAGTACGTGTTCGTCTCCCTACAA aGAATATTCGGGTAAAGATTACAAAAGTCATGACACAAATGATGTGTATGTTTCTATGAAGCATGCGTTAGTGCACAACAATGGAAGTCCTGTCAATGGCTCAGCGCCTTCACAAACATTTGCTGGTCAGCTTTCTCCACTTGGAGCAATGtcgcataatatttataatcaaggCTTAAACAGAA ACATATCTCTAGAGCCCAACATATGCTCAACAGTATCTCCGGGTCATCCTTTATCTTCTCAAAGTGTTCCTGTATCTTCTTCAGTTACATGCAATGGTTATCCTCAAATACAAGTATCTGGAAGCGGAAGCGTTGGTGGAGGAAGCGGAGTATTTTACACAGGAGACTTCACTGCAGCTCCGGCTTCTGTACAAAGTCATGGTGCAGTTTTTCCAGCAGCCATGAGTGTCAACTTGTCAATGAACATGACTATGGGTGTACCCAGTTTTGGTGAGCACTTTGTTGGTACAGCTACGTCATCAGTGCCTACAAATCATGTTCAGTGGACAGCTTCTCATGTTCCATCTTCACATTATAGTTCAAATGGAACGCCAATGGTATCCAGTTATGGGCAGCCAGTGCaa GTGCAATACAATCCTTCGTCTCCAACACATCCTACTCAAGGTGCATCTGGCACATATACTTTCACTGCAGAGTTTCGACCAGCAGATTCAATGTCATTGCCATCTGTGGAAAGGGAGTTTTCAAATTGCAGCTCAGGCTTGAAAACGATGTCAGGGTCTTTCTATCCCTGTAAACATCCCTCAGTAACTGTAGAATCAAGTCAAACAAACGGTTCAGTCATGTTTAAACCGAAGCCTCGAACTATTCCTACTGGTCGAGCAGCATGCTTTCCAGCTGGTCTAGCTACTGAATCTCCTCCAATACCATCACCTTCACCGTTGGATCCAGAGCCTGCTACAATGAACGAAGATTCGAATTCATCTGGGAAGTTGAATCTTTGTCGAATATGTGGTAAAACTTATGCAAGACCAAGTACACTCAAAACGCACATGAGAACACATTCTGGAGAGCGACCGTATCGATGTGCAACATGTCATAAATCTTTTTCCCAGGCTGCCAATCTAACggctcacatacgcacacacagtGGAGAAAAGCCATTCAGGTGTCACGTCTGTGACAGAAGATTTTCGCAGAGTTCCTCAGTTACGACTCATATGAGGACACATTCTGGAGAAAGACCATACCGTTGCTACATGTGTAAAAAATCTTTCTCGGATAGTTCAACATTGACCAAGCACCTTAGAATTCACAGTGGTGAAAAACCGTACCAATGTAAATTGTGTCTTTTAAGATTTTCACAAAGTGGGAATTTGAATAGACACATGAGGGTACATGCAGGCTCTGTCTGA